One Novipirellula galeiformis genomic region harbors:
- a CDS encoding phosphoesterase: MSSEEHILVIPESVIASIGVIDGFEANVDRFLKPILASDQLSFQPRTPMETDPSFKQLIPYVLLQWTEPDGTTKLFTYTRGGGGGETRLHAKRSVGIGGHISREDAADGADPYATGMHREIAEEIHLGAGYQETQEGLIYDPSNEVGKVHLGVVHRFVLDSPEVHSNEADLAEGGFVSVEELKADIEQLETWSQLAIKALY; the protein is encoded by the coding sequence ATGTCTAGCGAAGAACATATCTTGGTCATCCCCGAATCGGTGATTGCATCGATCGGAGTCATCGACGGCTTTGAAGCGAATGTGGATCGTTTCCTGAAGCCCATCTTGGCGAGCGACCAGCTTTCGTTTCAACCGCGCACGCCGATGGAAACGGATCCCAGCTTCAAGCAATTGATTCCCTACGTGTTGCTCCAGTGGACCGAGCCCGACGGGACCACGAAATTATTTACGTACACACGTGGCGGAGGTGGCGGCGAGACGCGTTTGCATGCCAAACGTAGCGTCGGGATCGGCGGGCACATCAGCCGCGAAGATGCTGCCGATGGAGCCGATCCGTATGCAACCGGCATGCACCGCGAAATCGCCGAGGAAATTCACTTGGGAGCCGGCTATCAAGAAACTCAAGAAGGCTTGATCTACGATCCGTCGAACGAAGTGGGCAAGGTTCACTTAGGAGTCGTTCATCGCTTTGTGTTGGATTCGCCCGAGGTCCACAGCAACGAAGCGGATTTAGCCGAAGGTGGTTTTGTCAGCGTCGAAGAGCTGAAAGCCGACATCGAGCAACTCGAAACCTGGAGCCAACTAGCGATCAAAGCGCTCTATTAG
- a CDS encoding c-type cytochrome, producing MVSTSGTTLRPFYQSLCVAFPALARGMFSGLRFGIVAASLFLLSVVTWADSPKTAVVRAEVDRSPVDLAINPQGVWPAGRWIVTANETSGTVSLLSTQSNSVVDEVVCGDHPSDVIFSADGAYFVVTCAWSGELVVYSLQASSGPQPKSSQQEKTAEQSHSAPSAAASVSPAKASGAKIQEVARIPLGFQPCGVTLSPDAQTAYVGLVASGEVVEVDLLAGKIKRRIEVGPWPKHLALSGDGKTLAVGCGGNGKIVVIDTEPFEVQYDEPLVGGINLGHMVVSRDGTYVYFPWMVYRSNPITVGNIKLGWVLANRLGRVRLDGPAYREAISLDVPELAIGDAHGIAITSDEKQVLVTAGGTHELLLYRLPDLPFIGAGGPGDLIERELQYDRERFDRIPLGGRPLGIQVGKGDRFAYVANYLNNSVQVIDLVERKLVREIDLGGASERSLAREGMALFYDATRSLDQWYSCHSCHQDGGSNAQPMDTRNDGTELTVKTVLPLFGVEKTKPWTWHGWQQSLDDAIETSFTSTMIGKAATPHETKAVRAYLESLQLPPNPYVGPEGELSPSAARGRSVFLSSKAACADCHHGPELTDNQVHDVGLGSKGDFYHGFNTPSLKGLYRKARWLHNGRAKSLHRVVTDLHSPEKVNGTAALSEQEAADLIEYLKTL from the coding sequence ATGGTGAGCACTTCCGGAACGACGCTTCGCCCCTTTTATCAGAGCCTCTGCGTTGCTTTTCCTGCCCTAGCCAGGGGCATGTTCTCGGGTTTGAGATTCGGCATCGTTGCCGCTTCACTTTTCTTGCTTTCGGTTGTCACTTGGGCTGACTCGCCCAAAACGGCGGTGGTTCGTGCGGAAGTCGACCGCTCTCCGGTCGATTTGGCCATCAATCCCCAGGGCGTTTGGCCAGCCGGCCGCTGGATTGTCACCGCTAACGAAACCTCGGGCACCGTTTCCCTGCTTTCGACCCAATCGAACTCGGTGGTCGATGAGGTGGTTTGTGGAGATCACCCGTCGGATGTCATCTTTTCAGCCGATGGAGCGTATTTTGTAGTGACGTGTGCTTGGTCGGGCGAGTTGGTCGTCTACTCGCTCCAAGCGAGCAGCGGTCCCCAGCCAAAAAGCTCCCAGCAAGAGAAAACTGCCGAGCAAAGTCATTCGGCGCCATCGGCAGCCGCCTCGGTTTCGCCGGCGAAAGCTTCGGGGGCCAAAATCCAGGAGGTCGCTCGGATCCCGCTCGGTTTCCAGCCCTGTGGCGTCACCCTTTCGCCAGATGCTCAAACAGCGTACGTAGGGCTGGTGGCCTCCGGTGAAGTGGTGGAGGTTGACCTCCTCGCTGGCAAGATCAAACGACGTATCGAAGTCGGTCCATGGCCCAAGCACCTCGCGCTCTCGGGCGATGGAAAAACGTTAGCCGTGGGCTGCGGCGGGAATGGAAAAATTGTCGTGATCGATACTGAACCGTTCGAGGTGCAATATGACGAGCCGCTCGTTGGCGGCATCAACCTGGGGCACATGGTCGTATCACGCGACGGGACGTACGTCTACTTTCCCTGGATGGTTTATCGTTCCAATCCGATCACCGTTGGCAACATTAAACTCGGCTGGGTTTTAGCTAATCGTCTGGGGCGGGTGCGTCTAGACGGCCCCGCCTATCGGGAAGCGATTTCATTAGACGTTCCCGAGTTGGCGATCGGGGATGCGCATGGCATTGCGATCACATCGGATGAAAAACAGGTGCTTGTCACTGCGGGCGGAACCCATGAATTGTTGTTGTATCGGTTGCCCGATCTGCCGTTCATCGGTGCGGGAGGGCCCGGCGATTTGATTGAACGAGAACTGCAATACGACCGCGAGCGTTTTGATCGGATTCCCCTTGGCGGCCGACCGTTGGGGATTCAGGTCGGCAAAGGTGATCGTTTCGCCTATGTTGCCAATTATTTAAACAATTCAGTCCAGGTCATCGACTTGGTTGAACGCAAGTTGGTGCGTGAGATTGATTTGGGAGGGGCGTCGGAGAGGTCCCTCGCTCGCGAAGGCATGGCACTCTTTTATGATGCGACGCGCAGTTTGGACCAATGGTATAGTTGTCACTCGTGTCATCAAGATGGCGGCTCGAATGCGCAGCCGATGGATACCAGGAACGATGGCACCGAGTTGACGGTCAAGACGGTGTTGCCATTGTTTGGTGTCGAGAAGACGAAGCCTTGGACGTGGCACGGTTGGCAACAGAGTCTCGACGATGCGATCGAAACGTCATTCACTTCGACGATGATCGGCAAGGCGGCGACACCCCATGAAACGAAGGCGGTGCGAGCCTATCTCGAATCGCTGCAGTTGCCGCCCAATCCCTACGTTGGGCCTGAGGGGGAATTGTCTCCGTCAGCCGCCCGTGGTCGCAGTGTCTTTTTGAGCAGCAAGGCCGCTTGTGCCGATTGCCATCACGGCCCTGAATTAACAGACAACCAAGTTCACGATGTTGGGCTCGGTTCGAAGGGGGATTTTTATCATGGGTTTAATACCCCTTCGCTAAAAGGACTGTATCGAAAGGCACGCTGGCTGCATAACGGACGCGCAAAATCACTGCACCGCGTGGTCACCGATTTGCACAGTCCGGAAAAGGTCAACGGCACCGCAGCGTTGTCGGAGCAAGAGGCCGCCGATTTGATTGAGTATTTGAAGACCTTGTAG
- the ruvB gene encoding Holliday junction branch migration DNA helicase RuvB: protein MPKEQDNSLRPRRMDEMVGQQDVIERLKIAIDAAQGRGEPLGHILFDGPPGLGKTTFATVIPAEMGVSVEMANGAGLRAPKDLLPYLTNLSEGAVLFIDEIHRIPKAVEEYLYTAMEDFRIDIILGEGVSARTLNYELRPFTLIGATTRAGMLSAPLRDRFQIREHLGWYTPTELCEIVQRNSKKLKIVIDDGSAGVIAARSRSTPRLANNRLLWVRDYAQSKAQGKVDAQVTTAALDMIGIDTLGLDKQDRGYLDTLMRVFLGGPAGLEAIAHTMNVSSDTLEDEVEPFLLRSEMIVRTRRGRMATHKGFEHMKVKRPDASV, encoded by the coding sequence ATGCCGAAAGAGCAGGACAATTCGTTACGTCCCCGGCGGATGGACGAAATGGTCGGCCAACAGGATGTCATCGAACGGTTGAAGATCGCCATCGATGCGGCTCAAGGACGCGGCGAGCCGCTCGGCCATATCTTGTTTGATGGCCCACCCGGACTGGGAAAAACCACCTTTGCGACCGTGATTCCGGCCGAAATGGGGGTTTCGGTCGAGATGGCCAATGGGGCGGGATTGCGTGCCCCGAAGGATCTGTTGCCCTATTTAACGAACCTCTCCGAAGGAGCGGTGTTGTTTATCGATGAAATTCATCGCATCCCCAAAGCGGTCGAAGAGTATCTGTATACCGCGATGGAAGATTTTCGCATCGACATCATTCTCGGTGAAGGGGTCAGCGCGCGGACGTTGAACTACGAACTGCGTCCGTTCACCTTGATCGGCGCGACCACGCGAGCGGGGATGTTGAGCGCACCACTACGCGATCGTTTCCAAATCCGCGAGCATCTCGGTTGGTACACTCCCACCGAATTGTGCGAGATCGTGCAGCGGAATTCGAAAAAGTTGAAAATTGTGATCGATGATGGCTCTGCCGGTGTGATCGCCGCGCGAAGCCGCAGCACTCCGCGACTGGCCAACAATCGCTTGCTCTGGGTTCGCGATTACGCGCAAAGCAAAGCCCAAGGCAAGGTCGATGCCCAGGTCACCACCGCGGCGCTTGATATGATCGGGATCGACACCCTCGGTCTGGATAAACAGGATCGCGGTTATCTCGATACGTTGATGCGAGTTTTCTTGGGCGGCCCTGCGGGTCTCGAAGCGATCGCCCACACCATGAACGTCAGCAGCGATACGTTGGAAGACGAAGTCGAGCCGTTCCTGCTCCGCAGCGAAATGATCGTGCGGACGCGCCGAGGCCGCATGGCGACCCATAAGGGATTCGAGCATATGAAGGTCAAACGTCCTGACGCTAGTGTTTGA
- the bioA gene encoding adenosylmethionine--8-amino-7-oxononanoate transaminase encodes MTSQITDKPTSTASHQDNAAEKSAIPPSSARQHHHWHGFTQMADSDQIAIATAEGCWLTTTTGQRLFDGVASLWCNVHGHRHPKMNAAIREQLDRVAHITTLGMSADITDLLAERLVAITPGDLSHVFFSSDGSSGVEAALKMALQYWHQRAAATGATSPSPKTRYLALSSAYHGDTTGAVSLGGIKYFHQLFAPIVFTPVRGPLPCSYRLPEGVRPETACDHYADEIETLLKQHHGELAAVVMEPLVQGAAGLITHPAGLLARVRELCDRYEVLMIVDEVATGFGRTGRMFACDHEGVTPDILCLGKGITGGYLPMAATVARPHVYEAFLGDSSERKQLYHGHTFGGNPLAAAAAIASLDLFAETQLVASIDRKAEVLRSSLDRIANHPHVGDMRGRGLMVGIELVEDRDSKTPFPSERLLGRKVCERATELGAWVRPLGDVVVMIPPLVANDEELQFLGSTVSRAIEEVLAELG; translated from the coding sequence ATGACCTCACAAATCACTGACAAACCAACCTCAACGGCATCTCACCAGGACAACGCAGCGGAAAAATCCGCCATCCCCCCCTCATCCGCCCGCCAACATCATCATTGGCACGGATTCACTCAGATGGCCGATTCGGATCAAATCGCCATCGCCACCGCCGAGGGCTGCTGGCTAACCACCACGACGGGTCAGCGGTTGTTCGATGGCGTCGCCAGCCTGTGGTGCAATGTCCACGGTCATCGTCACCCCAAAATGAACGCCGCGATCCGCGAGCAACTCGATCGCGTCGCCCATATCACGACGCTCGGCATGTCGGCCGACATCACCGATCTGCTGGCGGAGCGATTGGTCGCGATCACCCCCGGCGATCTGAGCCATGTCTTCTTTAGCAGCGACGGATCCTCCGGCGTCGAGGCCGCGTTGAAAATGGCGCTCCAATATTGGCACCAACGCGCTGCGGCCACGGGCGCCACGTCCCCTTCGCCGAAAACCCGCTACCTCGCGCTGTCCTCGGCCTATCACGGCGACACGACTGGCGCGGTTTCGCTCGGCGGCATTAAGTACTTTCACCAATTGTTCGCTCCGATCGTGTTCACCCCCGTGCGTGGCCCGCTGCCATGCAGCTACCGGTTGCCCGAGGGCGTCCGTCCCGAAACGGCCTGTGACCACTACGCCGACGAGATCGAGACGCTGTTGAAACAGCACCACGGCGAACTCGCTGCGGTCGTGATGGAACCGCTCGTGCAAGGGGCGGCGGGCTTGATCACTCACCCCGCTGGCTTGCTCGCCCGCGTCCGAGAGCTGTGTGACCGATACGAAGTCTTGATGATTGTCGATGAAGTCGCGACCGGCTTCGGACGCACCGGACGGATGTTCGCTTGCGATCACGAAGGGGTCACCCCCGACATCCTGTGCCTGGGCAAAGGGATCACCGGAGGTTACTTACCGATGGCCGCCACCGTTGCACGGCCGCACGTTTACGAAGCGTTTCTAGGCGATTCATCCGAGCGGAAGCAGCTGTACCATGGACACACCTTCGGCGGCAATCCGCTTGCGGCGGCGGCCGCAATCGCTTCACTCGATCTGTTCGCCGAAACTCAATTGGTCGCATCGATCGATCGCAAGGCAGAGGTATTGCGATCGAGCTTGGACCGCATCGCCAACCATCCTCACGTTGGCGATATGCGCGGTCGTGGATTGATGGTCGGCATTGAATTGGTCGAGGATCGCGACAGCAAAACGCCGTTCCCGAGCGAACGATTGCTGGGACGCAAAGTCTGTGAAAGGGCGACCGAACTGGGTGCCTGGGTACGCCCGCTGGGGGACGTGGTCGTGATGATACCGCCATTGGTTGCCAATGACGAGGAACTGCAATTTCTGGGATCCACGGTGTCGCGGGCGATCGAGGAAGTGCTTGCGGAGTTGGGGTAA
- a CDS encoding DUF1559 domain-containing protein yields MSRTSIERTKRTWRNPGFTLVELLVVIAIIGVLVGLLLPAVQSAREAARRMQCSNNLKQLGLALHTYHDTLGSFPPGHTLSRVNLSDGFTWPIFLWPYIEQGALYDQLNFSSNFGGCYGWNEPIMETALAAFQCPSGGESEFGHPCRVRNSYVCNTGIGHLKKELQPSQQPGVFMQNRGLKIRDITDGTTNTIGISEIIKLSGYDYRGAWSYTEGSHYQHDRTPNTRIPDEVRNGMCTTADANHPEAPCIGTYNNHATRNILLSARSRHPGGVQVLLMDGATRFISESVNLQTWQALGTTAGYEVVGEF; encoded by the coding sequence ATGAGTCGTACAAGCATTGAACGCACGAAACGGACCTGGCGGAATCCTGGATTTACTCTGGTCGAGTTGCTTGTGGTGATCGCCATCATCGGTGTCCTCGTTGGCCTGCTATTGCCGGCCGTGCAATCGGCACGCGAAGCGGCGCGGCGGATGCAGTGCTCCAATAACCTCAAGCAATTGGGGCTGGCGCTGCACACCTATCACGACACGCTCGGGTCCTTCCCGCCGGGGCATACCCTGAGCCGCGTCAATCTCAGCGACGGTTTCACATGGCCCATTTTCCTTTGGCCCTACATCGAGCAAGGCGCGCTGTATGACCAACTCAATTTCAGTTCAAACTTCGGCGGTTGCTACGGGTGGAACGAGCCGATCATGGAGACGGCATTAGCGGCCTTCCAGTGCCCGTCGGGCGGTGAGAGTGAATTTGGGCATCCCTGCCGCGTCCGTAACAGCTATGTCTGCAACACGGGAATCGGACATCTAAAGAAGGAGCTGCAGCCGAGTCAGCAACCGGGTGTCTTCATGCAGAACAGGGGGCTGAAGATTCGCGACATTACCGATGGGACAACAAACACGATTGGCATTTCGGAAATCATCAAGCTGAGCGGCTATGATTACCGCGGCGCATGGAGCTACACCGAAGGTAGTCATTATCAGCACGATCGCACGCCGAACACACGGATTCCGGACGAAGTCCGTAACGGCATGTGTACCACCGCAGACGCGAACCATCCCGAGGCGCCATGTATTGGAACGTACAATAATCACGCCACCCGAAACATCCTCCTTTCGGCGCGGAGTCGTCATCCCGGCGGTGTGCAGGTGTTGCTGATGGACGGCGCGACGCGTTTTATCAGTGAATCGGTCAACCTGCAGACGTGGCAGGCGCTGGGAACGACGGCCGGCTACGAGGTGGTCGGTGAGTTCTGA
- the queA gene encoding tRNA preQ1(34) S-adenosylmethionine ribosyltransferase-isomerase QueA: MSDIEQYDYDLPRERIAQEPLATRSDARLMLVDRKAGTIDHYHVRDLPELLHADDTLVLNNTRVVPAKLVGYRAETSGQWQGLFLRADPATGVWEVLTKTRGKLRPGEAITIKDREGRPSMQLVVVSRTDDGHLLVTPRLPGRDEADWPGEPADWLERYGRIPLPPYIRDGQMVDSDVKNYQTVFAEHRGSVAAPTAGLHFTDKLLDYIRAGGTDIQEVTLHVGIGTFRPIAVDHLDQHVMHSEWGQIEAPAVEAIRTRRAHGRCIAVGTTSVRVLESAAQNPEGKLQPWSGATELFIKPPYDFKVVDGLMTNFHLPRSSLLVLVSAFAGRELIMKAYQTAIENEYRFFSYGDTMLIV, translated from the coding sequence ATGAGCGACATTGAACAATACGACTACGATCTCCCCCGCGAGCGAATTGCCCAAGAGCCCTTGGCGACCCGCAGCGATGCGCGATTGATGCTGGTCGATCGCAAGGCCGGCACGATCGATCATTACCACGTCCGTGACCTTCCCGAATTGCTGCATGCCGACGATACGTTGGTGTTGAATAATACGCGGGTGGTCCCAGCCAAATTGGTCGGCTATCGCGCCGAAACAAGTGGTCAATGGCAGGGACTTTTCCTGCGGGCCGATCCCGCCACGGGCGTTTGGGAAGTGCTGACCAAGACGCGGGGCAAGCTCCGCCCGGGCGAGGCGATTACGATCAAGGATCGCGAAGGGCGTCCCAGCATGCAATTGGTGGTCGTCTCACGCACCGACGATGGACATTTGCTTGTCACCCCCAGGTTGCCAGGCCGCGATGAAGCGGATTGGCCGGGCGAGCCAGCGGATTGGCTCGAGCGCTACGGTCGGATCCCGTTGCCCCCCTACATCCGCGACGGCCAAATGGTCGATTCCGATGTGAAAAACTATCAAACGGTCTTCGCCGAGCATCGCGGCAGTGTCGCCGCTCCCACGGCGGGATTGCACTTCACCGACAAGCTGCTCGATTACATTCGCGCCGGCGGGACCGATATTCAAGAGGTCACGTTGCATGTCGGCATCGGGACGTTTCGTCCGATCGCCGTGGATCATCTTGACCAGCATGTGATGCACAGCGAATGGGGGCAAATCGAAGCTCCGGCGGTGGAGGCGATTCGCACGCGTCGCGCGCACGGACGCTGCATCGCGGTCGGCACCACCAGCGTGCGTGTGCTGGAAAGCGCTGCCCAAAATCCCGAGGGAAAATTGCAACCTTGGAGCGGAGCAACCGAGTTGTTCATTAAACCGCCTTACGACTTCAAAGTCGTCGATGGATTGATGACCAATTTTCATTTACCACGAAGCAGTTTGCTGGTCTTGGTCAGCGCGTTTGCCGGACGCGAATTGATCATGAAGGCGTATCAAACCGCCATCGAAAATGAATATCGATTCTTTAGCTACGGCGACACGATGTTGATCGTTTAA
- a CDS encoding sigma-70 family RNA polymerase sigma factor, translating to MMPAPSDSSDNAPIDTSDPAVIACYEPYLRMLARVQMRRALQAKIGVSDIVQQTMLQAVQGLDQFRGSGEAEFRGWLRQILARHLCHLDRDFRRDKRDVRREQSMQQQLAQSSLRLEGLLAGQGPTPSQNVAMGENVVRIAIAIEQLPDAQREAVRLHYLEGMKLSEVATEMEKSSGAIAGLLHRGMKALREQLGD from the coding sequence ATGATGCCAGCCCCATCGGATTCGTCCGACAACGCGCCGATCGATACGTCCGATCCGGCGGTGATCGCATGTTATGAACCCTACCTGCGGATGCTCGCTCGCGTCCAAATGCGGCGGGCATTGCAAGCGAAGATTGGCGTCTCGGATATTGTCCAGCAAACGATGTTGCAGGCGGTCCAGGGGTTGGATCAATTCCGGGGTTCGGGCGAAGCCGAATTCCGTGGCTGGTTACGGCAAATCCTGGCCCGCCACCTTTGCCATCTCGACCGTGATTTTCGTCGCGACAAACGTGATGTTCGGCGTGAACAATCAATGCAACAACAACTGGCCCAATCCTCGCTGAGGCTCGAAGGTTTATTGGCCGGCCAAGGCCCTACGCCCAGCCAAAACGTCGCCATGGGTGAAAACGTGGTGCGGATTGCGATCGCGATTGAGCAATTGCCCGACGCACAACGCGAAGCGGTTCGACTGCATTACCTCGAAGGCATGAAGTTGAGCGAAGTGGCAACCGAAATGGAGAAATCCAGCGGTGCGATCGCGGGACTGTTGCACCGCGGTATGAAGGCACTTCGCGAACAACTGGGCGATTAG
- a CDS encoding DUF309 domain-containing protein — MHPHPISDPSGHRCGDDADDVAPADVAAIRQSHRWAVDLFNHGYYWESHEAWERLWILAGRRGPQADFLKGLIKLAAAAVKARQGQSQGVRRHAQRAAELFQIAADDRTFPTPNDLGLAPQWLAQQSRLCFENADAIVDMTACDVRRVFSFVLEPHFTDEPLH; from the coding sequence ATGCATCCGCATCCAATCTCGGACCCGTCCGGACATCGCTGTGGTGACGATGCCGATGATGTCGCCCCGGCCGACGTCGCCGCGATCCGGCAATCGCATCGCTGGGCCGTCGACTTGTTCAACCACGGCTACTACTGGGAATCCCATGAGGCTTGGGAGCGGCTATGGATTTTGGCAGGCCGAAGGGGCCCCCAAGCCGATTTCCTAAAGGGACTCATCAAACTTGCCGCCGCCGCAGTGAAGGCGAGACAAGGTCAAAGTCAAGGCGTCCGACGCCACGCGCAGCGTGCCGCAGAACTCTTCCAAATCGCGGCTGACGACCGAACATTCCCAACCCCAAACGACCTGGGCCTCGCGCCGCAGTGGCTTGCACAACAAAGTCGCCTCTGCTTCGAAAACGCCGACGCCATCGTCGACATGACTGCATGCGACGTCCGCCGTGTTTTCTCCTTCGTGTTGGAACCTCACTTTACCGACGAACCGCTGCATTAA
- the recQ gene encoding DNA helicase RecQ, which translates to MTKDASPANAMVAVHQVLQEVWGYDSFRPLQEASIRAVLDRRDSLTVLPTGGGKSLCFQAPSLCIDGMAVVVSPLISLMKDQVDALRACGVNAAFINSSLTQQEKRTVADQIRAGQIKMLYVAPERLLSNRMLEFLQQTPISFFAIDEAHCISNWGHDFRPEYRGLRILKEWFPAAAVHAYTATASQPVRDDILSQLELRNAEVLVGDFDRPNLTYRMLRANRRLQQVLDVIGRHRGESGIVYCISRKEVERTAAALNQMGTVALPYHAGMSDDERKNNQDAFIKDACDVIVATVAFGMGIDKSNVRFVVHAGMPKSIEHYQQESGRAGRDGLESECVLIYSGGDVVTWKKIMQGDSQAASGGAIESLEAINQLCCSPVCRHKALVEHFGQPYTHENCGGCDVCLDEIALVEDPITLSQKILSCVLRVQERFGAAHTAKVLVGSSEQRILQLGHDKLSTYGLLSGDGLDAVRMWIDQLAQQGYLRRTGEYQVLSLSDSGRRLLHRDGDPRLSVPGQKKSSRRNSPSVDSWEGVDRGLFEALRTIRSGIASEKNVPAYVVFGDATLRELARVRPATLEQLAKIKGVGERKLADFGELFLEPILAYCQNHHLETDVKTAPAPAAEATAPRAVLPNGNSMAAFDHFRRGESLEEVAEKLGRAVSTVAGYLQDFLRHEKIADPTPWVDEPTRDSILENLHLLEEGRMKPMYEFFAGKISYDSIRIVLACHRNAQSASESPA; encoded by the coding sequence ATGACGAAGGATGCATCCCCTGCCAATGCCATGGTTGCGGTTCACCAGGTTTTGCAGGAGGTGTGGGGATACGATTCGTTTCGACCGCTCCAGGAAGCTTCGATCCGCGCGGTGTTGGATCGCCGTGATAGTTTGACGGTACTGCCGACCGGAGGCGGGAAATCGCTCTGCTTCCAAGCCCCCTCGCTGTGTATCGATGGCATGGCGGTCGTCGTTTCGCCACTGATTTCTTTGATGAAGGACCAAGTCGATGCGCTGCGAGCTTGCGGCGTGAATGCGGCGTTCATCAACAGTTCGTTGACTCAACAGGAAAAACGCACCGTCGCCGATCAAATCCGTGCTGGCCAGATCAAAATGCTGTATGTCGCACCGGAGCGTTTGCTTTCCAACCGCATGCTCGAATTTCTGCAGCAAACCCCGATCTCGTTTTTTGCCATCGACGAAGCTCACTGTATCAGCAATTGGGGGCACGATTTTCGGCCCGAGTATCGCGGGCTGCGAATTCTAAAAGAGTGGTTCCCGGCCGCCGCGGTGCATGCGTACACGGCAACCGCTTCGCAGCCGGTGCGCGACGACATCCTCAGCCAACTCGAGCTCCGTAACGCCGAGGTGCTGGTGGGCGATTTCGATCGTCCCAATTTGACCTATCGCATGTTGCGCGCTAACCGGCGTTTGCAACAAGTGCTCGATGTGATCGGGCGGCATCGTGGAGAATCGGGCATCGTCTATTGCATTAGTCGCAAAGAGGTGGAGCGAACCGCCGCGGCGCTGAATCAAATGGGGACGGTCGCCCTGCCCTACCACGCGGGCATGAGCGATGATGAGCGAAAAAACAACCAAGACGCCTTCATTAAGGACGCCTGTGATGTGATCGTGGCTACGGTCGCGTTCGGAATGGGGATCGATAAGTCGAATGTGCGGTTTGTGGTCCATGCCGGGATGCCGAAATCGATCGAGCATTACCAACAAGAAAGTGGCCGAGCCGGTCGCGATGGTTTGGAATCAGAGTGTGTTTTGATTTACTCCGGCGGCGATGTCGTGACTTGGAAAAAAATCATGCAAGGGGACTCGCAAGCGGCGAGCGGCGGTGCCATCGAATCGCTCGAGGCGATCAATCAACTGTGTTGCAGCCCGGTGTGCCGTCATAAGGCGTTAGTGGAGCATTTCGGTCAGCCTTACACGCACGAAAATTGTGGTGGTTGCGATGTCTGTTTAGATGAAATCGCCTTAGTCGAGGACCCGATCACCTTGAGCCAGAAGATTTTGTCGTGCGTGTTGCGAGTGCAAGAGCGATTCGGAGCGGCGCACACTGCAAAGGTCCTCGTCGGTTCATCGGAGCAGCGCATCCTACAATTGGGACATGACAAACTAAGCACCTACGGTTTGTTGTCCGGCGACGGGTTGGACGCCGTGCGGATGTGGATCGATCAATTGGCCCAACAAGGGTATCTGCGACGCACGGGGGAATACCAAGTTTTGTCGCTTTCCGATTCGGGACGGCGGTTACTACACCGCGACGGAGATCCGCGGTTAAGCGTTCCCGGTCAAAAGAAAAGCTCGCGAAGAAATTCGCCCTCGGTCGACTCGTGGGAGGGTGTCGATCGTGGGTTGTTCGAAGCGTTGCGGACGATACGCAGTGGGATCGCATCCGAAAAAAATGTTCCCGCGTATGTTGTGTTTGGCGATGCAACGCTGCGTGAATTGGCTCGCGTTCGCCCGGCAACCCTCGAGCAACTTGCCAAAATCAAAGGCGTTGGTGAACGGAAACTTGCCGACTTTGGCGAGCTCTTTCTCGAGCCCATTCTCGCGTATTGTCAAAACCACCATCTCGAAACGGATGTGAAAACGGCTCCTGCGCCGGCAGCGGAAGCCACTGCGCCGCGAGCGGTTTTGCCCAACGGAAATTCGATGGCCGCGTTCGATCATTTTCGCCGGGGCGAGTCGCTCGAAGAGGTCGCGGAGAAATTGGGACGAGCGGTCTCGACCGTCGCCGGCTATCTGCAAGACTTTTTGCGCCACGAGAAAATTGCCGATCCCACGCCTTGGGTGGATGAGCCAACACGTGATTCCATCCTCGAGAATCTGCATCTGCTCGAAGAGGGGCGGATGAAACCGATGTATGAATTTTTCGCAGGCAAGATCTCCTACGATTCGATTCGCATCGTGTTGGCATGTCACCGCAACGCCCAATCGGCAAGCGAATCACCTGCGTGA